The nucleotide window GCATTAGTAGACCGATCTCTTACAACTCCTGACAAAAGAAAGAGGTTTGGTTTGTGGAATTCTTACCTCAGTAGCTGGGATCTCGATGGTTTCAGATGATCCAGGCTTCACAACAACTTCAGAAACAGCTTCGTTGGAGAATTCATTATCATCATCTCTTTTGAATCCACCGTACTGAACAGGGATCTCCTCTGCTGGAATGTACCTTCATCAAGCCACAATGCAGCATATGATGTTATGATAAAGATTAGAGACATTCAAAGAATATTAGGAGGGGTGGTTATTAGTATTGGGTGCTTACTTGAGAAGAGTATCTGTGGCATTAGCTGGACGAGTCACAACAAACTTGCTCTTGGTTCGTTGTGTTAAGAATGGAGACAGGAAAGTGCTGACGGCGTAGAACCATAAGGGAACGTTGATGAATACCTGTAGAACACACAAAACAATTACAGAAGTCAGGAAACTGAATCAATGAGACagtgaatgatgatgatgaatgaaCTCACGTTTTTGGAAACAAGCTCCGGGTAGTTGTCCTGCAAAGCTACTATGGCGTTCTTGATTGCAACCCATAGCTCTGTCTTGGAAAGTCCAGGGCAGTTTTTGAGGTCATGGATCTGGAGAAGAGAAGTAACACCACCTGGTTTCAGATCGAGCTTCTGGATTCCCTTCTCCATCAGCTGAAACCTCCATCTCAACAGATTCTCTCTGCTTTGCTCTGATCCAAATGTCGTCTGGTAGACATTGTAACAAACCGGGCGTGATTCACGGTCCAGACCGTTCATATAAGCTGCAGAGGCAAGATCCTCGCCAAAGTCTTCCCCAAGGACCGAATCAATCTTCTGTTCCTTTCTCCATTTGAGAGTTTTCTTGAGCATCTCAAAGGCATCATTGACTTTGAAGTCTCTCGCTCTCAGGAACTTCAAGAGGATTACATCGGTGCCTTCAGCTCCTTTGCTTGGAAGCAGTGGCACTCCCCATAGCTCGATATCGTTATCCACAatctcctcttcttcctcttgctCCACAGTGGCTTCTTTGGTAACAACAGCCTCCTcggttttcttctcttcttctgcaATCTCAGCCTCTTTGGTGTCGACAACATCAGCCTCAGtctttacttcttcttctttggggCTTTCCTTTTGAACAACATCCTCAATTGTCTCAGCTTTGGCTTCCTCGGTCACAACAGCATCAGTCTTTGCTTCTTCTTTGGGGCTTTCCTCAGCTTTGGCTTCTTCTGTAACAACAGCCTTGTCCTCTTCAGCCTTCTTCTTCTCAACCACCTTCACAGGagtctctttcttcttcttaaagAGCGTGTTCTCAACAATTGCTTCTTCAAGCTTTGTCTTCAGATCACTCAAAGCCTTCTTCTCAGAATCCTTCAAATCAGAGAAGAAATCACTCTCCTCTTTAAAAGAAGAACTCTTCTCCACAACCTTAGCCTCGCTCCCATCAACTTCTTCCTCCACAACAGCTTTCACTGTTGTCTCCTCCACAGGAGCAACAGCAGAGGCAATAACTACCTCAGACTCCACCTGCTTCTCCTCAACCTTAACTTCTGCAGTCATATCTATCTTTCGCCTGTAACCAACATTCAAACAATCTTAACTCCTAATTCTTGTACTAAAATAGGAAACTAATTCACTAGTTGAGATCTCAAATCAAAGCGTGATTCTTAGTAAACCCTAATCAAGGAATCGAACAATCACTATATGAGCAAATCAAATCAAGAATATAAGAGACGCAAAGAGGATTACCACTTACCTTTAAATAAGAAGTTGAGACGAATCTTCAGAATCTCTAAACTCGACTTGGTCTTCTTCCTCTGGTTCTAGGTAGGGTTTTGAGTTGAGAAGAGAGAGGAGGAGAGGATTGAGCTTTtatgaagagaagaaagaaccCTAGTATTGGGCTGGGCCCCACCGACTCTTACCAACGGTCACATGATTGGGTCCACCTGTACAAAAGGAATACAAGACGAATCGTAGCCGTTGGATCGAACCTTCAATCTCTCGCATCCATCCAATGATCCAAATTTGCCAGCCTGGCAACTTGAAACAAAAGTTTACACAGAGATATCCGGTGGGGTCCTACGCTCGCTTCGCATGTTCCAACGGTCGTCTCTGCTGACCTTTTCACCCAACGAAGAGACGACACGTGGACTAATCGACAGAGTATGTTCGGCGCAACGGACGGATATTCAACCGAAGTCGCttctttttttctgtttaaTACTAGTACTAGTTTTACGGTTTGGAGTTAGGCCAATTTTCTAAATCAAAGCATATAATTAGAAAGTACCATATGCATAAATGGTATCCAAGAATCTCTTCATTGTGAGTTGTAACGGTTCTTTTGTTTTCCCAcctctaatatttttaaaactgaaTCCTTACAATAGTGATCTATTTACAAAAGTATATGATAAACTAATCAGGCTTGAAAATACGTCTTATCTATTGGTAAGTAGATATTCTCTTTAGGCTGTTGACACCCAATGTGCCAACAATGCAAATAAAAGAGTTCAttattaaatatgtatatatgtaaatcaaattgtttttttctaa belongs to Brassica rapa cultivar Chiifu-401-42 chromosome A07, CAAS_Brap_v3.01, whole genome shotgun sequence and includes:
- the LOC103868387 gene encoding patellin-4; translation: MTAEVKVEEKQVESEVVIASAVAPVEETTVKAVVEEEVDGSEAKVVEKSSSFKEESDFFSDLKDSEKKALSDLKTKLEEAIVENTLFKKKKETPVKVVEKKKAEEDKAVVTEEAKAEESPKEEAKTDAVVTEEAKAETIEDVVQKESPKEEEVKTEADVVDTKEAEIAEEEKKTEEAVVTKEATVEQEEEEEIVDNDIELWGVPLLPSKGAEGTDVILLKFLRARDFKVNDAFEMLKKTLKWRKEQKIDSVLGEDFGEDLASAAYMNGLDRESRPVCYNVYQTTFGSEQSRENLLRWRFQLMEKGIQKLDLKPGGVTSLLQIHDLKNCPGLSKTELWVAIKNAIVALQDNYPELVSKNVFINVPLWFYAVSTFLSPFLTQRTKSKFVVTRPANATDTLLKYIPAEEIPVQYGGFKRDDDNEFSNEAVSEVVVKPGSSETIEIPATETEGTLVWDVAVLGWEVNYKEEFVPADEGAYTIIVQKVKKIGSNEGPVRNSFKNSESGKIVLTVDNVSSKKKKRVLYRYRTKTESSC